Proteins from one Ammospiza nelsoni isolate bAmmNel1 chromosome 18, bAmmNel1.pri, whole genome shotgun sequence genomic window:
- the GGT5 gene encoding glutathione hydrolase 5 proenzyme, protein MSTGKICCLVLLALAVLAGAVTLVVILSQPRCAAQQYRHGAVAADTETCSLIGRDILKSGGSAVDAAIAGLICTSVMNPQSSGLGGGVVFTIYNASTGTVEVINARETAPRVFPLNLLSGCGVGFHIGPRWIGVPGELRGYEEAHKRHGRLPWKALFEPTIKLLSEPLVISPVLEKILNHSAFSGPGKSLCPLLCAGGRFLNLGESFRWPALQRTLRAVAEQGAAAFYEGEIGRALVEDISKAGSSLSLEDLRVYKAQVSSALNITLNNHTKVFAPGPPMGGAVLMFILKVLEEYKFHKTSLATPEEKIETYHYIAEALKFGNMLRPHMSDPAFSEAQVPVETLLSEQFAESARQRIDARGDHQLSHYSLLEPLLREQHRSLGTSHISVLAADGSAVSATSTINYPFGSLVYSNQTGIILNNELADFCIANRSIKPGEKPPSAMVPSILLSKSGDMLVIGGAGGSWIISATTMAIINKLWFGYDLEHAISAPVMHTQGDSVLFEDSFSQEVKTGLLGRGHKEKQDKLAMNVVQGISKEGKCISAYSDKRKLGKSAGY, encoded by the exons ATGTCCACGGGCAAGAtctgctgcctggtgctgctggccctggccgTGCTGGCGGGGGCCGTGACGCTCGTGGTCATCCTGAGCCAGCCCCGGTGCGCTGCCCAGCAGTACCGGCACGGCGCCGTGGCTGCCGACACCGAGACATGCTCCCTCATCGGCCG GGACATCCTGAAAAGTGGAGGCTCAGCTGTGGATGCTGCCATTGCAGGCTTGATCTGCACTTCAGTGATGAACCCCCAGAGCTCAGGCCTGGGTGGTGGGGTCGTTTTTACCATCTATAATGCCAGCACAG GGACAGTGGAGGTGATCAACGCCCGTGAGACAGCCCCACGAGTGTTTCCTCTCAACCTCTTGTCTGGCTGTGGTGTTGGCTTCCACATTG gtCCCCGCTGGATTGGTGTCCCTGGAGAGCTCCGGGGCTATGAGGAAGCCCACAAGCGCCACGGCCGCCTGCCATGGAAAGCCCTGTTTGAGCCAACCATCAAGCTGCTTTCAGAGCCACTGGTCATTTCTCCAGTTCTGGAAAAAATTCTCAATCACTCAGCCTTCTCTGGACCAGGGAAAAGCCTGTG CCCgctgctgtgtgctggtggCAGATTCCTGAATCTCGGCGAGTCATTCCGGTGGCCAGCGCTGCAGCGAACGCTGCGAGCCGTGGCGGAACAGGGAGCTGCTGCGTTCTATGAGGGAGAGATTGGGAGGGCCCTGGTGGAGGACATCAGCAAGGCTG GGTCCAGTCTCTCACTGGAGGATCTTCGGGTGTACAAAGCACAGGTGTCCTCAGCTCTGAACATCACCCTGAACAACCACACCAAAGTGTTTGCTCCAGGACCACCCATGGGAGGTGCAGTGCTCATGTTCATCCTCAAGGTATTGGAAG AGTATAAATTCCATAAAACATCACTGGCAACACCTGAGGAGAAGATAGAAACCTATCACTACATTGCAGAGGCCCTGAAGTTTGGCAACATGCTGAGACCCCACATGAGTGACCCAGCCTTCTCTGAAGCCCAG gtgcCTGTGGAGACCCTGCTGTCTGAGCAGTTTGCTGAGTCTGCCAGGCAGAGGATAGATGCTCGTGGTGACCACCAGCTGAGCCACTACAGCCTGCTGGAGCCCCtcctcagggagcagcacaggagcctgGGCACGAGCCACATCTCCGTGCTGGCTGCAGACGGCAGCGCCGTGTCGGCCACCAGCACCATCAACTACCC GTTTGGCTCCCTTGTGTATTCCAACCAAACTGGGatcattttaaataatgaacTTGCTGACTTCTGCATAGCAAACAGAAGCATTAAACCAG GAGAGAAGCCTCCCTCAGCAATGGTGCCTTCCATCCTCCTCTCCAAGTCAGGGGACATGCTGGTGATtggaggagctggggggagCTGGATTATCAGTGCCACCACCATG GCAATTATAAACAAGCTGTGGTTTGGTTATGACTTGGAACACGCCATTTCAGCTCCTGTCATGCACACCCAGGGGGACAGTGTCCTGTTTGAGGACTCTTTCAGCCAG GAGGTTAAGACTGGCCTGCTGGGAAGAGGACATAAAGAGAAGCAAGATAAACTTGCAATGAATGTTGTACAGGGAATTTCCAAGGAAGGAAAGTGCATCTCTGCTTACTCTGATAAAAGGAAGCTGGGGAAGTCTGCTGGGTATTAG